Proteins encoded within one genomic window of Pararhizobium capsulatum DSM 1112:
- the nadC gene encoding carboxylating nicotinate-nucleotide diphosphorylase: MTPLRPELPALMVEEQVRLALLEDLGRAGDITTYATIAPHLTAAAEMTSREAGIIVGLELARTAFRLVDPTIRFEAMVADGDRVSPGTVLARINGPARGLLSAERVGLNFMMHLSGVASYTASFVAEIAHTRARVCCTRKTIPGLRGLEKYAVRLGGGSNHRYGLDDAVLIKDNHIAVAGGVASAVEAARAYCGHLVRIEIEVDGLEQMREVLTASPDVILLDNMGPNLLREAVDINAAHWSLDTQAYAADPRRTKLEASGNVNISTIRAIAETGVDYISTSKITMAAPTLDIGLDIVIS; the protein is encoded by the coding sequence GTGACACCGCTTCGCCCCGAACTGCCGGCCCTCATGGTCGAGGAGCAGGTTCGTCTTGCACTTCTGGAGGATCTCGGCCGCGCTGGCGATATCACCACCTATGCGACCATCGCCCCCCATTTGACGGCGGCGGCCGAGATGACATCGCGTGAAGCGGGCATCATCGTCGGCCTGGAACTGGCGAGAACCGCATTCCGCCTCGTTGATCCGACGATCCGTTTCGAGGCGATGGTTGCCGATGGCGACCGGGTTTCGCCGGGAACGGTGCTTGCCCGTATCAACGGTCCGGCCCGCGGCCTGCTCTCGGCTGAGCGTGTCGGCCTGAATTTCATGATGCATCTCAGTGGCGTTGCAAGCTACACGGCCTCCTTCGTCGCGGAGATCGCCCATACCCGTGCCCGCGTCTGCTGCACGCGCAAGACCATCCCCGGCCTGCGCGGGCTGGAAAAATATGCCGTGCGGCTCGGTGGCGGCTCGAACCACCGCTACGGCCTCGACGATGCCGTGCTGATCAAGGACAACCATATCGCCGTTGCAGGCGGCGTGGCGAGCGCAGTGGAAGCGGCGCGTGCCTATTGCGGCCATCTCGTCAGGATCGAGATCGAGGTGGATGGGCTGGAGCAGATGCGCGAGGTGCTGACCGCGAGCCCCGACGTCATCCTGCTCGACAATATGGGACCGAACCTGCTGCGCGAAGCGGTTGACATCAACGCGGCGCACTGGTCGCTCGACACACAAGCCTATGCCGCCGATCCGCGCCGCACCAAGCTCGAAGCCTCTGGTAACGTCAATATCAGTACGATCCGCGCCATCGCCGAGACCGGCGTCGATTACATATCCACGTCGAAGATCACCATGGCTGCGCCGACGCTGGATATCGGCCTGGACATCGTCATCTCCTGA
- a CDS encoding TIGR02301 family protein, whose translation MNSSFAVAIRQLLVASLVFHPMSAHAQEAAAPAQPTEAVEKPAPYDGRLLRLSEILGSVHYLRVLCKATAPDDWRQTMQDLLDKEASGEAARRARMTAAFNRGYRTFASVYTACTPAAVLADTRYRAEGATLASEIVARFGN comes from the coding sequence ATGAACTCATCTTTCGCCGTCGCCATACGTCAACTGCTGGTAGCCAGCCTCGTTTTTCACCCTATGTCTGCGCATGCGCAGGAGGCCGCGGCGCCCGCGCAACCGACAGAGGCTGTGGAAAAACCCGCGCCCTATGACGGCAGGCTGCTCAGGCTCTCGGAAATCCTCGGATCCGTCCACTATCTGCGGGTGTTGTGCAAAGCGACCGCTCCCGACGACTGGCGCCAGACCATGCAGGACCTCCTGGACAAGGAGGCCAGCGGCGAAGCGGCGCGGCGCGCGCGCATGACGGCTGCTTTCAACCGTGGGTACAGGACATTCGCCTCTGTCTACACCGCCTGCACGCCCGCGGCAGTGCTCGCAGACACCCGCTACCGTGCCGAAGGTGCAACACTTGCGTCAGAAATAGTCGCCCGCTTTGGAAATTAA
- a CDS encoding NUDIX hydrolase, producing MAADNHPGTIEIGLNAAIVAVANRTPLILAVIEEATRDSQDDARDALPFGPFDPALHRTFETSLRARVEQQTALDLGYIEQLYTFGDRGRQRLPGEIATHMVSVGYLALTRTDAENNARLADAGAHWRDWYAYLPWEDWRQGRPAVLDKVILPALAQWEARGSTDDGVGLPQRRTRIRLAFGLGDFPWDEERVLERYELLYEAGLVAEALADGHTDDRKLPTAGRPSPVGLAMRHDHRRIAATAIARLRGKIKYRPVIFELMPPEFTLTDLQATVEAISGRHLHKQNFRRLVEGAELVEPTGIMSAATGGRPAALFRFRRQILGERPAPGLKLGGR from the coding sequence ATGGCAGCTGACAACCATCCTGGCACGATCGAGATCGGTCTCAATGCGGCGATCGTTGCAGTGGCTAATCGCACGCCTCTTATTCTCGCCGTAATCGAGGAGGCGACGCGTGACAGCCAAGATGATGCGCGAGACGCCCTGCCCTTCGGACCTTTCGATCCCGCACTCCACCGCACTTTCGAAACCAGCCTTCGCGCCCGCGTCGAACAGCAGACGGCGCTTGATCTCGGCTATATCGAGCAGCTCTACACCTTTGGCGATCGCGGCCGGCAGCGGCTTCCCGGCGAAATCGCCACGCATATGGTCTCCGTCGGATATCTCGCCCTTACCCGCACAGACGCCGAAAACAATGCCCGGCTCGCCGACGCGGGCGCGCACTGGCGCGACTGGTATGCCTATCTGCCCTGGGAAGATTGGCGGCAAGGCAGGCCGGCTGTGCTTGACAAGGTGATTCTCCCGGCGCTTGCGCAATGGGAGGCCCGTGGCAGCACCGATGACGGCGTCGGCCTGCCGCAAAGGCGAACCCGCATCCGCCTCGCGTTCGGGCTTGGCGATTTCCCCTGGGACGAGGAGCGGGTGCTGGAGCGATATGAACTTCTTTACGAGGCGGGCCTCGTGGCAGAGGCACTGGCCGACGGTCACACCGATGATCGCAAGCTTCCGACCGCTGGCCGCCCCTCGCCCGTGGGTCTTGCCATGCGCCACGACCATCGCCGCATCGCGGCAACCGCCATTGCCCGGCTTCGCGGCAAGATCAAATACCGGCCGGTGATCTTTGAGTTGATGCCGCCGGAGTTCACACTCACGGACCTGCAGGCGACCGTCGAGGCGATCTCAGGGCGGCATCTGCACAAGCAGAATTTCCGTCGGCTGGTCGAAGGCGCAGAGCTCGTCGAGCCGACGGGCATTATGTCGGCAGCGACGGGCGGCAGGCCGGCAGCTCTCTTCCGCTTCCGCCGCCAGATTTTGGGCGAACGACCTGCTCCCGGCCTGAAACTCGGCGGCCGCTGA
- a CDS encoding superoxide dismutase family protein — translation MNRILATILFAACCGFPAAAQQSSQTAAANFVGKDGKEAGRAALTAGKDGVLIEAEVTGLPPGTWVAFHIHETGECDAAHGHESAGGHFNPGKTEHGFLAANGPHAGDMPNQYVGADGVMRAQVFNSFVQLDDEKIGIRGRALIVHAKSDDNRSQPSGDAGERLACAPIK, via the coding sequence GTGAACAGAATTCTTGCGACGATACTATTTGCGGCATGTTGCGGTTTTCCGGCCGCGGCACAGCAATCCTCACAGACGGCTGCAGCCAATTTTGTCGGCAAGGATGGCAAGGAGGCAGGACGTGCGGCCCTGACGGCCGGCAAGGACGGCGTGCTGATCGAAGCCGAAGTTACCGGCCTGCCGCCCGGTACCTGGGTTGCCTTCCATATCCATGAAACCGGCGAATGCGATGCAGCGCATGGTCACGAATCGGCCGGCGGCCACTTCAATCCCGGCAAGACCGAACACGGCTTTCTCGCCGCCAATGGTCCTCACGCTGGAGATATGCCCAATCAGTATGTCGGTGCGGACGGCGTGATGCGGGCGCAGGTGTTCAACAGTTTCGTGCAGCTTGACGACGAGAAGATCGGTATCCGCGGCCGAGCCTTGATAGTCCACGCCAAGTCCGACGACAACCGCAGCCAGCCGTCCGGCGATGCCGGAGAGCGGCTTGCCTGTGCGCCGATCAAGTAA
- a CDS encoding MOSC domain-containing protein produces the protein MKVIGLNIHPLKSGRAIPQTSVDIDIDGLRGDRRFMLTDPDGGFITQRELQSLAQVEASHVPGGVALAMNGHKLTAIFDPTKRLDVRVWSSDVNAAVAADHVNTTLSGWFGRPVRLVFMDAQANRAAGEEWAGEAAPVGFSDGFPVLITTMASLADLNVTLISKGQEPVGMDRFRTNILVDNDEPWEEDFWESVEIGGIVFDLVKPCARCIMTTQDQMTGERIGGNPIQGLAEKRMSADRRVPGVLFGWNAVPRTTGKLGLGAEVKILKHREERWPMKIRA, from the coding sequence ATGAAGGTCATCGGATTGAACATTCACCCACTGAAGAGCGGCAGGGCGATCCCCCAGACGAGCGTCGATATCGATATCGACGGTTTGCGTGGCGATCGTCGCTTCATGCTTACCGATCCCGATGGCGGTTTCATCACGCAGCGCGAGTTGCAGAGCCTGGCGCAGGTCGAGGCAAGCCATGTCCCCGGCGGCGTTGCCCTCGCCATGAACGGCCACAAGCTTACTGCCATCTTCGATCCGACCAAACGCCTGGATGTTCGCGTCTGGTCGAGCGACGTCAATGCTGCCGTTGCAGCCGATCATGTCAATACGACACTTTCGGGCTGGTTCGGACGCCCGGTGAGGCTCGTTTTCATGGATGCGCAGGCAAACCGTGCAGCGGGGGAGGAATGGGCCGGCGAGGCCGCCCCGGTCGGTTTTTCGGACGGATTTCCCGTGCTGATCACCACCATGGCGTCGCTTGCCGATCTCAACGTCACGCTGATATCCAAGGGGCAGGAGCCGGTCGGCATGGATCGCTTCCGCACCAACATCCTCGTCGACAATGACGAGCCGTGGGAAGAGGATTTCTGGGAAAGCGTCGAAATCGGCGGCATCGTCTTCGATCTCGTCAAGCCCTGTGCCCGCTGCATCATGACGACGCAGGACCAGATGACCGGCGAGCGCATCGGCGGTAACCCCATCCAGGGACTGGCCGAGAAGCGCATGTCGGCTGACCGTCGCGTGCCGGGCGTGCTCTTCGGCTGGAACGCCGTGCCGCGCACAACAGGCAAGCTCGGGCTCGGTGCGGAGGTGAAAATTCTGAAGCATCGGGAAGAGCGCTGGCCGATGAAAATTCGCGCTTGA
- a CDS encoding HD family hydrolase — MMSARAWQRMLSGRRLDLLDPSPLDVELVDIAHGLARVARWNGQTDGEHAFSVAQHSLVVEEIFRRQNNCSPEDCQMALLHDAAEYVIGDMISPFKAVVGGGYKTVEARLESAIHLRFGLPAITAPELKDRIKKADQIAAYFEATLLAGFSLPEARKFFGQPRGITREMIPIVPVPAMEAQRLFAARFAEIEAERATIGVVS; from the coding sequence CTGATGTCTGCGCGGGCATGGCAACGCATGCTTTCGGGACGACGGCTTGATCTGCTCGACCCCTCGCCGCTTGATGTCGAACTGGTGGATATTGCCCATGGGCTTGCCCGAGTCGCGCGCTGGAACGGCCAGACCGATGGCGAGCATGCTTTCTCCGTCGCCCAGCACAGCCTCGTGGTGGAAGAAATCTTTCGCCGGCAGAACAATTGCAGCCCGGAAGACTGCCAGATGGCGCTGCTGCACGACGCGGCCGAATATGTGATCGGAGACATGATCTCGCCCTTCAAGGCCGTGGTCGGCGGCGGTTACAAGACGGTGGAGGCACGACTGGAAAGCGCCATTCACTTGCGCTTCGGACTGCCAGCCATCACAGCGCCTGAGCTTAAGGACAGGATCAAGAAAGCCGACCAGATCGCTGCCTATTTCGAGGCCACGTTGCTTGCCGGTTTTTCACTCCCCGAAGCTCGAAAATTCTTCGGGCAGCCGCGCGGCATCACCCGCGAGATGATCCCGATCGTTCCGGTGCCGGCGATGGAGGCCCAGCGGCTGTTTGCAGCGCGTTTTGCCGAGATCGAAGCCGAGCGGGCGACCATTGGCGTTGTTTCCTGA
- the ygfZ gene encoding CAF17-like 4Fe-4S cluster assembly/insertion protein YgfZ, giving the protein MQPLALSDRAVISISGKDAEDLLQSLITTDLQQLADDEARPGALLTPQGKIFFDFVVTRHGDGLRLETGVEQAEALLKRLTMYKLRAAVTLSLQSPAPVWLSHEAQAGGGYRDGRFAKAGTQLYRHYSEAPEATGQTDAYNDLRIASGIAISGADYPLQDAFPHDVLLDLNGGLSFKKGCYVGQEVVSRMQHRGTARRRVVIVAGDEALPETGTPITVNDRPIGTLGSVSGKNGLAIVRIDKAGEAIAEGRPILCGPVAVSLTLPEWTGLAFPSASDEASA; this is encoded by the coding sequence ATGCAGCCTCTCGCCCTTTCCGATCGCGCCGTCATCTCCATCTCGGGCAAGGATGCCGAGGATCTGCTGCAGAGCCTGATCACCACCGATCTACAGCAACTGGCCGATGATGAAGCCCGGCCGGGCGCGCTGCTGACACCGCAGGGAAAGATCTTTTTCGACTTCGTTGTAACGCGCCACGGCGACGGCCTGCGACTGGAAACCGGCGTCGAGCAGGCGGAAGCACTGCTGAAGCGACTGACCATGTACAAGCTGCGCGCGGCCGTGACGCTTTCGCTGCAATCGCCCGCCCCGGTCTGGCTCTCCCACGAGGCGCAAGCTGGCGGCGGATACCGCGATGGGCGATTCGCCAAGGCGGGAACACAACTTTATCGCCATTACAGCGAAGCGCCCGAAGCGACCGGGCAAACGGACGCCTACAACGACCTGCGCATTGCCTCCGGCATCGCCATTTCCGGCGCGGACTATCCGCTGCAGGATGCCTTTCCCCATGACGTGCTGCTCGATCTCAACGGCGGGCTTTCCTTCAAGAAGGGATGCTATGTCGGCCAGGAAGTGGTCTCGCGCATGCAGCATCGGGGAACGGCACGGCGGCGCGTGGTGATCGTGGCGGGAGACGAAGCACTGCCGGAAACCGGCACGCCGATCACCGTCAATGACCGGCCGATTGGCACACTCGGCAGCGTTTCCGGCAAAAACGGCCTTGCGATCGTGCGCATCGACAAGGCGGGCGAAGCGATTGCCGAAGGCCGGCCGATCCTGTGCGGTCCTGTCGCCGTTTCGCTGACATTGCCGGAATGGACAGGCCTTGCCTTCCCGAGCGCTTCGGACGAGGCGAGCGCCTGA
- a CDS encoding tyrosine phosphatase family protein, with the protein MPVIVVSPLERIAEMAVRHGCREMLSLVAKEQSFHRPAVIHAERHLLLGMNDITFAGTGGLVAPGEEHVAEIIDFARGWDRSAPLLVHCWMGVSRSPAAALVAALAAEPDQDDAELALRLRVASPYATPNARIVEIGDRLLSRKGRLAAAVKAIGRGKDTDGNVPFVFSPLADGLPHEERLAPSSPEDRTDGS; encoded by the coding sequence ATGCCGGTCATCGTCGTTTCACCTTTGGAGAGAATCGCCGAGATGGCCGTTCGTCACGGCTGTCGAGAGATGTTGAGCCTTGTGGCCAAGGAGCAGAGCTTTCACCGCCCCGCTGTCATCCACGCCGAGCGCCATCTGCTTTTGGGCATGAACGACATCACCTTTGCCGGCACGGGCGGACTGGTAGCCCCTGGCGAAGAGCATGTGGCCGAGATCATCGATTTCGCCCGCGGCTGGGATCGGAGCGCCCCCTTGCTCGTTCACTGCTGGATGGGTGTTTCACGCTCGCCTGCCGCTGCGCTGGTTGCGGCGCTTGCGGCCGAGCCCGATCAGGACGACGCGGAGCTAGCATTACGCCTACGGGTAGCCTCCCCCTATGCGACACCGAATGCAAGGATCGTGGAAATCGGCGACCGCCTGCTTTCGCGAAAAGGCCGGCTTGCCGCTGCGGTCAAGGCCATCGGTCGCGGCAAGGATACGGACGGCAATGTGCCCTTCGTCTTTTCTCCCTTGGCGGATGGGTTGCCACATGAAGAGCGGCTTGCTCCCTCTTCGCCTGAGGATCGCACGGATGGCAGCTGA
- a CDS encoding L-aspartate oxidase: protein MLTDNFRPQSFNGIDDIVIVGGGLAGLFCALKLAPRPVTILAAAPIGHGASSAWAQGGIAAAMSPGDTVDKHVTDTLVAGAGIVDEKMTRMMVAEGPARIHDLLEYGVPFDRDLEGKLVLSREAAHSERRIVRVKGDMAGKAIMEALIAAVRKTPSIRVLEGYVVEDLVREGRFIAGVIARPDAGQSKKRVSFPARAVVLCSGGVGHLFSVTTNPTEACGQGVGMAARAGAIIADPEFVQFHPTAINIGRDPAPLATEALRGDGAHLINSAGQRFMLDIHPDGELAPRDIVSRGVFAEVQAGRGAFLDCTKAVGAHFPEMFPTVYASCMSAGIDPVTQPIPVVPAVHYHMGGVLTDASGRTSIDGLWAAGEVTSTGVHGANRLASNSLLEAVVFAARIAENIKGMLPEPMITDWGGNAGENDDPVTIEDSPALMRLRRVMSEHVGVIRSREGLMRAIREIAALERENSRLRFTNILATAKLMTAAALQRMESRGGHYRSDWPEQRAEWKHRTFLTLSDAESVIAEVAERELA from the coding sequence ATGCTGACCGACAATTTCCGCCCGCAATCCTTCAACGGCATTGACGATATCGTCATCGTCGGCGGCGGCCTCGCTGGCCTGTTTTGCGCCCTGAAGCTTGCTCCGCGCCCTGTCACCATCCTTGCCGCCGCGCCGATCGGTCATGGAGCATCGTCTGCGTGGGCGCAGGGCGGCATCGCGGCTGCGATGAGCCCCGGCGATACGGTCGACAAGCATGTCACCGATACGCTGGTTGCTGGTGCGGGCATCGTCGATGAGAAGATGACACGCATGATGGTCGCAGAAGGCCCGGCGCGCATCCATGACCTGCTTGAATACGGCGTGCCCTTCGATCGCGACCTCGAAGGCAAGCTCGTACTCTCACGGGAAGCCGCCCATTCCGAGCGCCGCATCGTTCGCGTCAAGGGCGACATGGCCGGCAAGGCAATCATGGAGGCCCTCATCGCTGCCGTACGCAAGACGCCGTCGATCCGGGTGCTCGAAGGTTACGTCGTCGAAGACCTCGTGCGCGAAGGCCGCTTCATCGCCGGTGTCATCGCAAGGCCGGATGCCGGCCAGTCGAAGAAGCGCGTGTCGTTCCCCGCCCGTGCGGTCGTGCTGTGCTCGGGCGGCGTCGGACATCTCTTCTCGGTGACAACCAACCCGACTGAAGCCTGCGGGCAGGGCGTCGGCATGGCGGCGCGCGCCGGCGCCATCATCGCTGATCCCGAATTCGTACAGTTTCACCCGACCGCCATCAACATCGGCCGCGATCCGGCGCCACTGGCAACCGAAGCTCTGCGCGGTGACGGGGCGCATCTGATCAATTCTGCCGGGCAGCGTTTCATGCTCGATATCCATCCGGATGGTGAGCTGGCGCCCCGAGACATTGTCTCCCGCGGCGTCTTTGCCGAGGTCCAGGCCGGGCGCGGCGCCTTTCTGGATTGCACAAAGGCGGTCGGCGCGCATTTTCCCGAAATGTTTCCAACGGTTTATGCCTCCTGCATGTCAGCCGGTATCGATCCCGTAACGCAACCGATCCCGGTGGTGCCGGCGGTGCACTATCATATGGGCGGCGTCCTGACCGATGCCTCGGGGCGCACCTCGATCGACGGGCTCTGGGCGGCAGGCGAGGTGACCTCCACCGGCGTCCACGGTGCCAACCGGCTTGCCTCCAATTCGCTTCTCGAAGCCGTGGTCTTTGCCGCGCGCATTGCCGAGAACATCAAGGGCATGTTGCCGGAGCCGATGATCACCGACTGGGGCGGCAACGCCGGCGAAAACGACGACCCCGTCACCATCGAGGATAGCCCGGCCTTGATGCGGCTGCGGCGTGTGATGAGCGAGCATGTCGGCGTGATCCGCAGTCGGGAAGGGCTGATGCGGGCTATCCGCGAGATCGCGGCGCTGGAACGGGAAAACAGCCGCCTGCGCTTCACCAATATCCTCGCCACGGCAAAGCTGATGACCGCCGCCGCCCTGCAGCGAATGGAAAGCCGGGGCGGGCATTATCGCTCTGACTGGCCCGAGCAGAGGGCCGAATGGAAGCATCGCACTTTCCTGACACTTTCCGATGCCGAAAGCGTCATCGCGGAGGTCGCGGAACGGGAGCTGGCCTAA
- a CDS encoding MFS transporter yields MSAVSSSTTPASVDRATMPWLIIVSGSIVAMLTFGPRSAMGFFQLPMLADTGWDRTTFGLAMALQNLCWGLGQPFFGAIADKYGTWRVLAMSGILYACGLVMMAFATAPIWLHIGGGVLVGLAVGSGSFGIILSAFARNVTPQQRSMAFGIGTAAGSAGMFLFAPLSQALISTYGWQDSLVYLGVLMLLVPLVAIPLRGNASSGSQKEVQYKQSIGEALKEALSHKSYLLLVSGFFVCGYQVAFITAHFPAYIGDIGIDARYAVIALALIGFFNIIGSLSSGVISQKYSKPYFLSLIYIGRSIAVAAFLLLPQSPLSVIIFAIVMGLLWLSTVPPTNALVAIMFGTRHLGLLGGIVFLSHQIGSFLGVWMGGYLYDHFGSYDPVWWLGVALGIFAAIVHWPIQEKAVVRPAMA; encoded by the coding sequence ATGTCGGCTGTATCCTCATCCACCACGCCAGCGAGCGTCGATCGCGCGACGATGCCCTGGCTGATCATCGTCTCCGGCTCCATCGTCGCGATGCTCACATTCGGCCCGCGCTCGGCGATGGGCTTCTTCCAGCTGCCGATGCTTGCCGACACCGGCTGGGACCGCACCACCTTCGGCCTTGCCATGGCGCTGCAGAACCTGTGTTGGGGTCTCGGACAGCCCTTCTTCGGCGCCATCGCCGACAAATACGGTACCTGGCGTGTGCTCGCCATGTCCGGCATTCTCTACGCCTGCGGTCTCGTTATGATGGCCTTTGCCACCGCGCCGATCTGGCTGCATATCGGCGGTGGTGTGCTTGTCGGGCTCGCTGTCGGTTCCGGTTCCTTCGGCATCATCCTCTCGGCCTTCGCCCGCAACGTCACGCCGCAGCAACGCTCCATGGCCTTCGGCATCGGCACGGCCGCGGGCTCCGCCGGCATGTTCCTGTTTGCGCCGCTCAGCCAGGCCTTGATTTCCACCTATGGCTGGCAGGATAGCCTCGTCTATCTCGGCGTGCTGATGCTTCTGGTGCCGCTGGTCGCCATTCCGCTGCGCGGCAATGCTTCTTCCGGTTCGCAGAAGGAAGTGCAGTACAAGCAGTCGATCGGCGAGGCGCTGAAGGAGGCGCTGAGCCACAAGAGCTATCTCTTGCTCGTCTCAGGCTTCTTCGTCTGCGGTTATCAGGTCGCCTTCATCACTGCCCATTTCCCGGCCTATATCGGGGATATCGGCATCGATGCCCGTTACGCTGTGATTGCGCTGGCGTTGATCGGCTTCTTCAACATCATCGGTTCGCTCTCGTCAGGCGTGATCTCGCAGAAATATTCCAAGCCCTATTTCCTGTCGCTGATCTATATCGGCCGTTCGATTGCGGTCGCCGCCTTCCTGCTCCTGCCGCAGTCGCCGCTGTCGGTCATCATTTTCGCCATCGTCATGGGGCTGCTCTGGCTCTCCACGGTGCCGCCGACCAATGCGCTGGTCGCCATCATGTTCGGCACCCGCCATCTCGGCCTGCTCGGCGGCATCGTTTTCCTGTCGCACCAGATCGGCTCCTTCCTTGGTGTCTGGATGGGCGGTTATCTCTACGATCACTTCGGCTCGTACGATCCGGTCTGGTGGCTGGGCGTGGCGCTTGGCATCTTCGCCGCCATCGTCCACTGGCCGATCCAGGAAAAGGCGGTCGTCCGTCCGGCCATGGCCTGA
- the nadA gene encoding quinolinate synthase NadA, whose translation MSVVENISGTGTLKPITAAERFGIIERPDLSFTPAIAAETEHLYQRVKDFIPAFEWPVYAPYVAAINRLKRERNAVILAHNYQTPDIFHCVADIVGDSLQLARDATKVDAEIIVQCGVHFMAETSKLLNPEKTILIPDAKAGCSLSESITGADVRLLKQRYPGVPVVTYVNTSADVKAETDICCTSSNVLAVVESLESDTVLCIPDEYLAMNVAKQTNKKILTWKGHCEVHERFTAAELLAYKDANPGIEIIGHPECHPDVIAVCDFAGSTAGMINYVKDKRPPRVLLVTECSMASNIQAEIEGVEFVKPCNLCPHMKRITLPKILDSLLFMTEEVLVDPAIADRARLAVERMVNLKQ comes from the coding sequence ATGAGCGTCGTCGAAAACATCAGCGGCACCGGCACTTTGAAGCCGATCACCGCGGCCGAGCGCTTCGGCATCATCGAGCGGCCGGACCTGAGCTTCACGCCAGCCATCGCTGCCGAGACGGAACATCTCTACCAGCGCGTCAAGGATTTCATCCCAGCCTTCGAATGGCCGGTTTATGCGCCCTACGTCGCCGCCATCAACCGGCTGAAGAGGGAGCGCAACGCCGTCATCCTCGCCCACAACTACCAGACGCCGGATATCTTCCATTGCGTCGCCGATATCGTAGGCGATTCACTGCAACTGGCGCGTGATGCCACCAAGGTCGATGCCGAGATCATTGTGCAGTGCGGCGTGCATTTCATGGCCGAGACCTCCAAGCTGCTCAACCCCGAAAAGACCATCCTGATCCCGGATGCGAAGGCTGGCTGCTCGCTGTCGGAGTCGATCACCGGTGCCGACGTGCGTTTGCTGAAGCAACGCTACCCAGGCGTGCCTGTCGTCACCTACGTCAACACGTCGGCCGATGTGAAGGCGGAGACCGATATCTGCTGCACCTCGTCCAACGTGCTCGCCGTCGTCGAAAGCCTTGAGAGCGATACCGTTCTTTGCATCCCCGACGAGTATCTGGCGATGAACGTCGCCAAGCAGACCAACAAGAAAATCCTGACCTGGAAGGGCCACTGCGAAGTGCATGAGCGCTTCACGGCTGCCGAATTGCTCGCTTACAAGGATGCCAATCCCGGCATCGAGATCATCGGCCATCCCGAATGCCACCCGGACGTGATCGCCGTCTGCGATTTCGCCGGCTCCACCGCCGGCATGATCAACTACGTCAAGGACAAGCGGCCGCCGCGCGTGCTGCTCGTCACCGAATGCTCTATGGCCTCCAACATCCAGGCGGAGATCGAAGGGGTAGAGTTCGTCAAGCCGTGCAATCTCTGTCCGCACATGAAGCGCATCACGCTGCCGAAGATCCTCGACAGCCTGTTGTTCATGACGGAGGAGGTGCTCGTCGACCCGGCCATCGCCGACCGCGCCCGCCTTGCCGTCGAGCGGATGGTAAACTTGAAGCAGTAG
- a CDS encoding mechanosensitive ion channel family protein, translating to MEQQATDVIIATRTALSQASALAVQYSFSVIGAVLLLLLGWAISRLLHNWACSGLSCIKGIDETLARFFSSIIRYVVLILVFITVLGQFGVQTASIIAALGAIGLALQGTLQNIAAGIMLLVLRPFRVGESIETPAVSGTVTEVGLFATELRTADGLYRLAPNSILWNVPVTNYSRERVRRHDLAVVVGNSVDMEAAKAQLIEMANADQRVEQTPPPSAFISELGTDTTTLTLRYWVPTGNWWATTRDMLERTRRTFYTVVPDNAAPLEELV from the coding sequence GTGGAACAGCAGGCAACCGACGTAATCATCGCCACCAGAACGGCACTTAGTCAGGCAAGCGCACTGGCGGTGCAATATTCCTTCTCGGTCATCGGCGCCGTCCTGCTGCTCCTTCTCGGCTGGGCGATCTCGCGCCTCCTGCACAACTGGGCCTGTTCCGGCCTTTCGTGCATCAAGGGGATTGACGAGACGCTTGCGCGTTTCTTCTCGAGCATCATCCGCTATGTCGTTCTGATCCTCGTCTTCATCACCGTGCTCGGACAGTTCGGTGTTCAGACGGCATCGATCATCGCGGCCCTCGGCGCCATCGGCCTGGCTCTTCAAGGCACGCTGCAGAATATCGCCGCCGGCATCATGCTGCTGGTGCTGAGGCCCTTTCGCGTTGGCGAGTCTATCGAGACGCCCGCAGTCAGCGGCACGGTGACCGAGGTCGGCCTGTTTGCCACCGAATTGCGCACCGCCGACGGCCTCTACCGACTGGCACCGAACTCGATCCTGTGGAATGTGCCGGTCACGAACTACAGCCGCGAGCGGGTGCGTCGGCACGATCTGGCGGTCGTGGTGGGCAACAGCGTCGATATGGAGGCGGCCAAGGCACAGCTGATCGAAATGGCCAACGCCGACCAACGGGTCGAACAGACGCCCCCGCCATCGGCGTTCATTTCGGAGCTTGGCACGGATACGACAACCCTGACATTGCGCTATTGGGTGCCGACGGGCAACTGGTGGGCAACGACGCGCGACATGCTGGAGCGGACCAGGCGGACCTTCTATACGGTCGTGCCGGACAATGCCGCGCCGCTCGAAGAACTCGTCTGA